One region of Arcobacter sp. CECT 8983 genomic DNA includes:
- a CDS encoding molybdopterin-binding protein: MIKKPNFYSVIIGTELLNGRRKDAHFAFLNEQLLKRGWTHKASFVIEDDTKLMENIYKLIKADENSVMFSYGGIGATPDDYTRQIAAKVFRDGKMQYHEKAQELIINQFKDEAYPHRIEMGNLPINAKLLKNVVNNVAGFYLDDRFFFTPGFPSMSQSMVIEALDKHYSKNDLIKYRKTLTAFCGENDLISLMKEVPSEIELSSLPKIIDDKRQVVLSLSSSNKTLLGTNFQKFIDFCEEKNIKYILEDTNKIN; this comes from the coding sequence ATGATTAAAAAACCTAATTTTTACTCAGTAATTATTGGTACAGAACTTTTAAATGGGCGTCGAAAAGATGCTCATTTTGCTTTTTTGAATGAACAACTTCTAAAACGAGGTTGGACTCACAAAGCTTCTTTTGTAATTGAAGATGACACCAAACTAATGGAAAACATTTATAAACTTATTAAAGCAGATGAAAACTCTGTTATGTTCTCTTATGGTGGTATTGGTGCTACTCCTGATGATTATACAAGACAAATTGCGGCAAAGGTATTTCGTGATGGAAAGATGCAGTACCATGAAAAAGCCCAAGAGCTTATAATAAATCAATTTAAAGATGAAGCATATCCACATAGAATAGAGATGGGAAATCTTCCTATAAATGCAAAGTTACTTAAAAATGTAGTAAACAATGTTGCAGGATTTTATTTAGATGATAGATTTTTCTTTACACCAGGTTTTCCATCTATGAGTCAATCAATGGTAATAGAAGCTTTAGATAAACATTATTCTAAAAATGATTTAATAAAATATAGAAAAACATTAACTGCTTTTTGTGGAGAAAATGATTTAATCTCTTTAATGAAAGAAGTACCTAGTGAAATAGAACTCTCTTCATTACCTAAAATTATTGATGATAAAAGACAAGTTGTCTTGTCTCTAAGTTCATCAAATAAAACACTTTTAGGTACTAATTTTCAAAAATTCATAGATTTTTGTGAAGAAAAAAATATAAAATATATTCTTGAAGATACAAATAAAATAAATTAA
- a CDS encoding 2OG-Fe(II) oxygenase yields the protein GSFYKAHSDDSNMIVKDDELVGFKNVAINRKLTTVFFASSCSEKEDFNTFSGGELLFNFLFDKEGNPIKYKPKAGEMIVFLSNPFFTHEVLKVENGYRLSLVQWHDAITS from the coding sequence AGGTTCGTTTTACAAAGCTCATAGTGATGATTCTAATATGATTGTAAAAGATGATGAACTAGTAGGTTTTAAAAATGTTGCAATAAATAGAAAACTTACAACTGTTTTCTTTGCCTCTTCATGTTCTGAAAAAGAAGATTTTAATACTTTTAGTGGAGGAGAATTATTGTTCAATTTTCTTTTTGATAAAGAAGGTAATCCTATTAAGTACAAACCAAAAGCAGGGGAAATGATTGTTTTTTTAAGTAACCCTTTTTTCACCCATGAAGTTCTAAAAGTAGAAAATGGATATAGGTTAAGTTTAGTTCAATGGCATGATGCAATCACTTCATAA
- a CDS encoding zinc transporter ZntB, producing MNTNGLSHALLLDKNGGAKSLSYEEIKSYNKTQGLLWVHFDYSSEEAIEWITNVSGIDEVAIDALLTSETRPRTTILDNSILLALRGVNLHPNSDPEDMISIRLFISKDLIVSTKKRDLLSVQDIINSFNKNKGPLDSSEFLIDLTDRLTSRMEGTMNDLEDRASEIEEMVISSNNAQVRTEISRIRREAISLRRYLFPQKEAMHKLYSDKISWISEHDRIQLREITDQLIRYVEELDSINDKVTLIQEEILSKMSEQMNQRMYVLSIISAIFLPLGFLTGLFGINVAGLPGTENKDAFMFFTIALSAMGVGLFYLLKRNKWI from the coding sequence ATGAATACTAATGGATTATCACATGCATTGCTTTTAGATAAAAATGGTGGAGCAAAAAGTTTATCTTATGAAGAGATAAAAAGTTATAATAAAACTCAAGGCTTACTTTGGGTTCATTTTGATTATTCTAGTGAAGAAGCAATTGAATGGATAACCAATGTAAGTGGTATTGATGAAGTGGCTATTGATGCATTACTTACGTCTGAGACAAGACCTAGAACAACTATTTTAGATAACTCTATTTTGCTTGCTTTAAGAGGAGTTAATCTTCATCCAAATTCTGACCCTGAAGATATGATTTCAATTAGGCTTTTTATTTCAAAAGATTTAATAGTAAGCACTAAAAAAAGAGATCTTCTTTCTGTTCAAGATATAATAAATAGTTTTAATAAAAATAAAGGTCCTTTAGATAGTTCAGAGTTCTTAATAGACTTAACTGATAGGTTGACTTCTAGAATGGAAGGAACTATGAATGATTTAGAAGATAGAGCAAGTGAAATAGAAGAAATGGTTATATCTTCAAATAATGCTCAAGTAAGAACTGAAATATCAAGAATTAGAAGAGAAGCAATAAGTTTAAGAAGATATTTATTTCCTCAAAAAGAAGCCATGCATAAACTTTATAGTGACAAAATTTCATGGATAAGTGAACATGATAGAATACAGTTAAGAGAGATTACTGATCAATTAATTAGATATGTTGAAGAACTTGATTCAATAAATGATAAAGTGACTTTAATTCAAGAAGAAATACTAAGTAAAATGAGTGAACAAATGAACCAAAGAATGTATGTTTTATCGATTATTTCAGCAATTTTCTTGCCACTTGGTTTTTTAACTGGACTTTTTGGAATAAATGTAGCAGGTCTTCCTGGAACAGAAAACAAAGATGCCTTTATGTTTTTTACAATAGCTTTAAGTGCAATGGGAGTAGGATTGTTTTATTTATTAAAAAGGAATAAATGGATTTAA
- a CDS encoding tetratricopeptide repeat protein, giving the protein MKYLILTILITSFAFSLSFEEVRKIEEEQGVLKALSSYRVLAKRDDTESIYRLATFYLKGKGVQKSISTAKTFLEQGSLLNHHKSTYLLGKLYITKRSPFFNEKLAFNTFLKAANEGYAPAQNMIGQFLATGIAVDKDYKLAIKYFELASKQGYEDANCNLAFMYANGKGAFPNFGRAHQFAKDGVKKGNKKCIKVWETYNLEKYDKDKGWKFNFYTKPAN; this is encoded by the coding sequence ATGAAATACCTAATCTTAACTATTTTGATTACAAGCTTTGCCTTTAGCCTTAGTTTTGAAGAAGTAAGAAAAATAGAAGAAGAACAAGGTGTTTTAAAAGCTCTTAGTTCTTATAGAGTTTTAGCAAAAAGAGATGACACAGAGTCTATTTATAGACTTGCAACTTTTTATTTAAAAGGAAAAGGTGTACAAAAGAGTATTTCTACGGCTAAAACCTTTTTAGAACAAGGTAGTTTACTAAACCATCATAAATCAACTTATCTTTTAGGGAAACTTTATATTACAAAAAGATCACCCTTTTTTAATGAGAAACTAGCCTTTAATACTTTTTTAAAAGCTGCTAATGAAGGTTATGCTCCAGCACAAAATATGATTGGTCAATTCTTAGCCACTGGAATTGCTGTAGATAAAGACTATAAGTTAGCAATAAAATATTTTGAACTTGCTTCAAAGCAAGGTTATGAAGATGCAAACTGCAACTTAGCCTTTATGTATGCTAATGGAAAAGGTGCCTTTCCAAACTTTGGAAGAGCACATCAATTTGCTAAAGATGGAGTAAAAAAAGGAAATAAAAAGTGTATTAAAGTTTGGGAAACTTACAATCTTGAAAAATATGACAAAGACAAAGGTTGGAAGTTTAACTTTTATACTAAACCAGCAAACTAG
- a CDS encoding alanine racemase: MPKIILNKENYFHNLKIISEHAGSKDKIAVVLKDNAYGHGLFEIASMAKEFGITKAVVRTHEEAKKVETLFEQILILADTNFHNYSHTFHIVVNSLEQLEKVPEKTNVHLKVDTGMHRNGISLETLKEAIHGTLRKNLNLTGIMTHYRSADTLSCEFFWQRQLFSQVKALAVNTCEKLFLPIPMFHSANSSGLFRFKNFDEDFARVGIAQYGYLDTDSIFDNPKLKPIMSLWANRISTRKITKGQRVGYGGIFTAKSEINISTYDIGYGDGFLRLNGKTPYKTPNGYEILGRVSMDNCSINSTDEEVCIFDDVRQLATIHDTISYEITTTLNPNIEKQIK; this comes from the coding sequence TTGCCTAAAATCATTTTAAACAAAGAAAACTACTTCCACAACCTAAAAATAATTTCTGAACATGCTGGTTCTAAAGATAAAATTGCTGTTGTTTTAAAAGACAATGCCTATGGTCATGGACTTTTTGAAATTGCATCAATGGCAAAAGAATTTGGAATAACAAAAGCAGTAGTAAGAACCCATGAAGAAGCTAAAAAAGTTGAGACATTATTTGAGCAAATCTTAATTTTAGCTGATACTAATTTTCACAACTATTCACATACTTTTCACATAGTAGTGAATAGTCTTGAACAACTTGAAAAAGTACCCGAAAAAACGAATGTTCACCTAAAAGTGGACACTGGAATGCATAGAAATGGTATTTCACTTGAAACTCTAAAAGAGGCTATTCATGGTACTTTAAGGAAAAATTTAAACTTGACTGGAATTATGACTCACTATAGAAGTGCTGATACTTTATCATGTGAATTCTTTTGGCAAAGACAACTTTTTAGCCAAGTAAAAGCTTTGGCTGTGAACACATGTGAAAAACTTTTTTTGCCCATTCCTATGTTTCATTCAGCTAACTCTTCAGGTTTATTTAGATTTAAGAATTTCGATGAAGATTTTGCTCGAGTTGGCATAGCTCAATATGGATATTTAGATACAGATTCTATTTTTGATAACCCAAAATTAAAACCTATAATGTCTCTTTGGGCAAATAGGATTTCTACAAGAAAAATAACAAAAGGACAAAGAGTTGGATACGGTGGTATTTTTACTGCAAAAAGTGAAATAAATATATCAACATATGATATTGGATATGGAGATGGCTTTTTAAGATTAAATGGAAAAACACCATATAAAACTCCTAATGGTTATGAAATTTTAGGTCGAGTATCAATGGATAACTGTTCTATTAATTCAACAGATGAAGAAGTATGTATTTTTGATGATGTTAGACAATTAGCAACAATACATGATACAATATCTTATGAAATAACAACAACACTTAATCCTAATATAGAAAAACAGATTAAATAA
- the uvrC gene encoding excinuclease ABC subunit UvrC gives MNLEEKLKQLPNEAGVYQYFDKDGHLLYIGKAKVLKNRVKSYFKFTPTLQPAEKLGPRIYKMITEVVSLEWIVVPNEHEALILENSLIKQLKPKYNILLRDDKTYPYIMIDNSELFPRLEITRRVHKSNNIKYFGPYSTGARDMLDSIYEIVPLVQKKSCIKGKEACLFHQIKKCHAPCEGKISTADYAKLIDEACEYIYNKNKLINKLNEKMLQYSEEFRFEEAMKLRDRIKTIEKSQIKSGIDLASNEDLDLFAIKAGTKKGVVVRMFIRDGKLTSSSHDFIKLDFLEDNKDIDLNEAYQRAIINYYDNEIPLLPKEILVAQELEDKEEIEKFLKERFDRNIKIVNPKKDKKKSLLNIALNNCDELLRIESSKNQTTIYEELKELFTLQTLPYIIESFDNSHMMGQATVGAMIVWNEELNAFDKKQFRHYNLQSKDEYSQMREMLMRRVESFEKVSPPDLWVIDGGETLLKLAYDIVQSVGVNLDIVAIAKEKVDAKAHRAKGAAKDIVHFKEKTGVIRSLKLKPSDQRLQFIQRQRDEAHRFVINFHKKQKRKEDKQVSLLQIKGIGEAKVKKLLLYFGSFEKIKEANIEMLKEVLNEKDAILLYNYFHDEKEN, from the coding sequence ATGAATTTAGAAGAAAAACTCAAACAACTTCCTAACGAAGCAGGAGTTTATCAATATTTTGATAAAGATGGGCACCTACTTTATATTGGTAAAGCAAAAGTACTTAAAAATAGAGTAAAATCTTACTTTAAGTTTACTCCTACACTACAACCAGCTGAAAAACTTGGTCCTCGTATATATAAAATGATTACAGAAGTAGTCTCTTTAGAATGGATAGTTGTACCAAATGAACATGAAGCCCTTATATTAGAAAATTCACTTATCAAACAATTAAAACCTAAATACAATATTCTTTTAAGAGATGATAAAACCTATCCATATATTATGATAGACAATAGTGAACTCTTTCCTAGGCTTGAAATTACAAGAAGAGTCCATAAAAGCAATAATATAAAATATTTTGGTCCCTATTCAACAGGGGCTAGAGATATGCTTGATTCAATCTATGAAATAGTTCCTTTAGTTCAAAAGAAGTCTTGTATAAAAGGTAAAGAGGCTTGTCTTTTTCATCAAATTAAAAAATGCCATGCTCCTTGTGAAGGTAAAATCTCAACTGCAGATTATGCAAAACTAATTGATGAAGCTTGTGAATATATCTATAATAAAAACAAACTAATAAACAAACTTAATGAAAAAATGTTGCAATATTCAGAAGAGTTTAGATTTGAAGAAGCAATGAAACTAAGAGATAGAATTAAGACTATTGAAAAGTCTCAAATAAAATCAGGAATTGACTTAGCTTCAAATGAAGATTTAGACCTTTTTGCAATAAAAGCTGGTACTAAAAAAGGTGTCGTAGTACGTATGTTTATTAGAGATGGTAAACTAACTTCTTCATCTCATGACTTTATTAAACTTGACTTTTTAGAAGATAATAAAGATATTGATTTAAATGAAGCTTACCAAAGAGCTATTATCAATTATTATGATAATGAAATTCCTCTTTTGCCAAAAGAGATTTTAGTAGCACAAGAACTAGAAGATAAAGAAGAGATAGAGAAGTTCTTAAAGGAAAGGTTTGATAGAAATATAAAAATAGTTAATCCTAAAAAAGATAAAAAGAAATCCTTATTAAATATCGCCTTAAATAACTGTGATGAACTACTTAGAATTGAATCATCTAAAAATCAAACAACTATTTATGAGGAATTAAAAGAGTTATTTACCTTACAAACCCTTCCATATATAATAGAGAGTTTTGATAATTCACATATGATGGGACAAGCTACAGTTGGAGCTATGATTGTTTGGAATGAAGAGCTTAATGCTTTTGATAAAAAACAGTTTAGACACTATAATTTACAGTCAAAAGATGAATACTCTCAAATGAGAGAAATGCTAATGAGAAGAGTTGAAAGTTTTGAAAAAGTAAGTCCTCCTGATTTGTGGGTTATTGATGGGGGAGAAACTTTATTAAAACTTGCATATGATATTGTTCAATCTGTTGGAGTAAATCTTGATATTGTAGCTATTGCAAAAGAAAAAGTAGATGCAAAAGCTCATAGAGCTAAAGGTGCTGCAAAAGATATAGTTCATTTCAAAGAAAAAACTGGAGTAATTAGAAGTTTAAAACTAAAACCTAGTGATCAAAGGCTACAATTTATACAAAGACAAAGAGATGAAGCCCATAGATTTGTAATAAACTTTCATAAGAAACAAAAAAGAAAAGAAGACAAACAAGTTTCATTATTACAAATAAAAGGTATTGGTGAAGCAAAGGTTAAAAAACTACTTTTATATTTTGGAAGTTTTGAAAAAATAAAAGAAGCAAATATTGAAATGTTAAAAGAAGTTCTAAATGAAAAAGATGCTATTTTACTATATAATTATTTCCATGACGAAAAGGAAAATTAA
- a CDS encoding choline/ethanolamine kinase family protein — protein sequence MVKKLKNQGLCNEVYKIKKEEKDFILRVFKKTHSVNINRKQEFKIQKKAYNKGIASKPVYLSDKFMTCHFLKGVHKNKLSKKDIKTLAKSLQRLHKIKFNQKTNFLENEFKSYKTLLKDEKSKKIIKKSLKKLRKNNKKKDLVLCHNDLNKENIIFDNKAYFIDWEFASINNRFFDLATLCIKYNFSKEEEKILLSSYFPFIKEKYYRTLKNYKVICKNFWKLWFKTNF from the coding sequence ATGGTAAAAAAGTTAAAAAATCAAGGGCTTTGTAACGAAGTTTATAAAATAAAAAAAGAAGAAAAAGATTTTATATTACGAGTTTTTAAAAAAACTCATAGTGTGAATATAAATAGAAAACAAGAGTTTAAAATACAAAAAAAAGCATACAATAAAGGTATTGCTTCAAAACCTGTTTATTTAAGTGATAAGTTTATGACTTGTCACTTTTTAAAAGGAGTTCATAAAAATAAACTTTCAAAAAAAGATATTAAAACTTTAGCTAAATCCTTACAAAGACTTCATAAAATTAAATTTAACCAAAAAACCAACTTTTTAGAAAATGAGTTTAAAAGCTATAAAACTCTATTAAAAGATGAAAAATCAAAAAAAATTATAAAAAAATCCCTTAAAAAGCTTAGAAAAAATAATAAAAAAAAGGATTTAGTCTTATGTCATAATGACTTAAATAAAGAGAATATTATTTTTGATAATAAAGCATATTTTATAGACTGGGAATTTGCTTCTATAAATAATAGATTTTTTGATTTAGCAACTCTGTGCATAAAATATAATTTTTCAAAAGAAGAAGAGAAAATTCTTCTAAGCTCCTATTTTCCATTTATAAAAGAAAAATATTACAGAACACTAAAAAATTATAAAGTTATTTGTAAAAATTTTTGGAAACTTTGGTTTAAAACAAATTTTTAA
- a CDS encoding glutathione peroxidase, with amino-acid sequence MSIYDLKVKDIKGEEVSLSKYKGKVLLIVNIASKCGFTSQYEGLENLYQKYKDKDFMILGFPSNQFANQEPGTNKEIEDFCRLTFGVDFDMFAKIDVNGENEDPLYTYLKKEASGILGTESIKWNFTKFLVDKNGKVIDRFGSATTPEAIEEDILKLL; translated from the coding sequence ATGAGTATTTATGATTTAAAAGTAAAAGATATAAAAGGAGAAGAAGTCTCTTTATCAAAATATAAAGGCAAAGTTTTACTTATTGTAAACATTGCTAGTAAATGTGGTTTCACTTCTCAATATGAAGGATTAGAAAATCTATATCAAAAATATAAAGATAAAGACTTTATGATTTTAGGGTTTCCTTCAAATCAATTTGCCAATCAAGAGCCAGGAACAAATAAAGAGATTGAAGATTTTTGTAGATTAACTTTTGGAGTTGATTTTGATATGTTTGCAAAGATTGATGTAAATGGAGAAAATGAAGACCCACTTTACACATACCTAAAAAAAGAAGCTTCAGGGATATTAGGTACAGAAAGTATCAAATGGAACTTTACAAAATTTTTAGTAGATAAAAATGGGAAAGTTATTGATAGATTTGGTTCTGCAACAACACCAGAAGCTATAGAAGAGGATATTTTAAAACTTCTATAG
- a CDS encoding SprT-like domain-containing protein, with amino-acid sequence MFLQRLKLFFTSITILGTIFLVYSIYNTHKFKTSDLDEKTKNRITHKILYLQSLAYKKFGIKRKIPIKVSNKMPSNLFGAATLNQKGEIVIFLNKKRFKESVDYMIDDVLPHEYAHALMFVFGDVSKENGGHSKKWQDICLALEGKRCNRFVDYNDVIFDKTNLF; translated from the coding sequence GTGTTTTTACAAAGACTAAAACTATTTTTTACTTCAATCACAATTTTAGGAACAATATTTTTAGTCTATTCAATATACAACACTCACAAATTTAAAACTTCTGATTTAGATGAAAAAACAAAAAATAGAATCACACATAAAATTCTTTATCTACAAAGTTTAGCCTATAAAAAATTTGGAATAAAAAGAAAGATTCCAATTAAAGTCTCTAATAAAATGCCCTCTAATCTTTTTGGGGCAGCAACCTTAAATCAAAAAGGAGAAATAGTAATATTTCTAAATAAAAAGAGATTTAAAGAGAGTGTTGATTATATGATTGATGATGTTTTACCCCATGAATATGCCCATGCTTTAATGTTTGTATTTGGGGATGTAAGTAAAGAAAATGGTGGACACTCTAAAAAATGGCAAGATATTTGTTTAGCATTAGAAGGTAAAAGGTGCAATAGGTTTGTTGACTACAATGATGTGATTTTTGATAAAACAAATTTATTTTAA
- a CDS encoding J domain-containing protein → MAQLISSLIKWAIFFGILYLIFTNFGTFLIIIFTLIAIGYYIVYQFKKKLREASGNNAHFKFTFNGQDFSQANGANNFNFNDFQEQFRNGNFQGATSSFGEVSKAKEFFGFTSDPTKEDIKKRYKELARKYHPDINDHGDELMQQLNHYKDVLLKAFP, encoded by the coding sequence TTGGCACAACTTATAAGTAGTCTTATAAAATGGGCAATATTCTTTGGAATTTTGTATTTAATATTTACTAATTTTGGAACATTTTTAATCATTATATTCACACTAATTGCAATTGGATATTACATAGTTTATCAATTTAAAAAGAAATTAAGAGAAGCTTCTGGAAATAATGCTCACTTCAAATTTACTTTCAATGGACAAGATTTTTCTCAAGCAAATGGAGCAAATAACTTTAACTTCAATGATTTTCAAGAACAGTTTAGAAATGGAAACTTTCAAGGTGCGACTTCATCTTTTGGTGAAGTATCAAAGGCAAAAGAGTTTTTTGGATTTACAAGTGATCCAACAAAAGAAGATATAAAAAAAAGATATAAAGAACTAGCTAGAAAATATCATCCAGATATCAATGACCATGGTGATGAGCTAATGCAACAATTAAATCACTACAAAGATGTTCTTTTAAAAGCCTTTCCTTAG